In Bradyrhizobium sp. WBOS07, the genomic window GGCGATGGGGCTGGTGCCGGAGGATACGCGGATGCCGGCGCGCAATGACGGTGTGAAGGCCTGGGACGAGCATTCGGCCGACGAGCGCCGCATCTTCACCCGGCTGCAGGCGGCCTTCGCCGGCATGCTCGATCATTCCGACCGGCATCTTGCGCGGCTTATCGCATTTCTCGACACCGCCGGCATCCGCGACAACACCGTGATCATCGTGATGTCCGACAATGGCGCTAGCCAGGAGGGCGGGCCGCTTGGCTTCGTCAACGCGATGGGGCCGTTCAATTTCAAGCCGGAGCCGATCGCGGAGAAGCTCGCCCGCATCGACGACATCGGCGGGCCCGACACCCACAGCAATTTCCCGCATGGCTGGGCGATGGCGTCCAACACGCCGCTGCGGCGCTACAAGCAGAACACCCATGGCGGCGGCATCCGCGATCCCTTCGTCATCAACTGGCCGAAGAGGATTGCGGCCAAAGGCGAGCTGCGGCACCAGTTCGTCCACGCCTGCGACCTCACGCCGACGCTGCTGGAGCTGATCGGTATCGAGGCTCCCACTGACATCGCGGGTTGCCGGCAGATGCCGCTCGAGGGCGAGAGCTTTGCGCGGTCGATCACGGACGCGTCCGCGCCGTCAAAAAGCTCGCCGCAATATTTCGAGATGTTCGGCCATCGCGGTCTGTGGCAGGCGGGGTGGAAGGCGGTCGCCTTTCATCCGTCGGGCACACCGTTCGAGAACGACAAATGGGAGCTGTTTCACCTGGATGCGGATTTCTCCGAGACCAACGACCTTGCGACAGCTGAGCCGGAGCGCCTCGGCCGGATGATCGCGGCGTGGTGGGAAGAGGCCGAGAAGCACAACGTGCTGCCCCTCGACGACCGCTTCGGGCCGCGCTTTGCGGAGAATGCCGCGCGCTTCCACGGGGCGCGCCATCGTTTCGTCTTCCACGCCGGCATGGGGCACGTCCCGACCGACGTCGCGCCCGATGTGCGCAGCCGCAGCTACACGATCGAGGCGCATGTCGAGATCGATGAGCCCGGCGCAGACGGCGTGCTGATCTCGCACGGCGACGCGACCTCGGGCTATAGCCTCTATGTCAGCGATGGCCATCTCGTGCACGATCTCAACATCGGCGGCAGCCACCAGATCGTACGGTCGGACCGTAAGGTGCCCTCGGGCCCGCGGTGGCTCGGCGTGCGCGTCGAACGGCTCGTGCGCAAGGAGCCGCCGGCCAAGGGCGCGCGCACCGGCATCAGCGCCTACACGCTGCTGATCGACGGCGAGCCGGCGGGCTCGCTGAAGACCCAGCTCGGATTTCATACGCTGATCTCGTGGTCCGGACTCGACATCGGCCGCGACCGCGGCAGCCCCGTGTCACACTACGAGGCGCCGTTCGAGTACGGGGGACGACTCCTGCGCGTCACGGTTACCATGCATGACGACCAGAAGCTCGACGGCGAAGCCGTCGGCAACGCCCAGATGGCGCGGCAGTAGCGAGAGGTGAGCTACTTGATCTTGTCGTAGGCCGCCGCGAAATCGCCGAGCGGCATCGGGATCGCGATCGTCTCCTTGGCCATGTTCTGGAACGAGACCTTCAACTGCTTGCCGGCCCTCAAAGCGGCGAGCAGGTCCGCCGCGATCGGGGTCGAGGCGTAGCAGCCGCGGTTCTCGCAGGTCTGGATCTGCAGGTCGAAGGTCTTGCCTTCGTCGACCTGGATCTTGGCGCCGACGGGAAGGTTGAGGCCGAGCGGCAACTGCAGCAGCGCGATCGGCGTGCGGGTGTCGGGCGCGATGCGGATGTTGATCAGGACGACGGTCTGGCCGGTCTTGGTCAGCACCGCGTTCTGCTCCATCGCGCATTCGAGCGGGGCCTCGCGGCTGGCGCTGGTGCAACGGACGATCCAGCCGGGCTGCCCGGGAGCACCGTCCGCCTGTGCTTGCGTCGGCGCGGGCGAGGGCTGCGCGGCCGGGGCAGGCGCTGCGTTCTTCTTCGCGCTCTGCTGGGCCTGCGCGGCGGCCGTCGACAACAGGATAGCGGCGGCGAGAGCGGCAAGTCTGGATTGCATGGGCATGGCGAAACCACGTTGGCGTTAACCGAGGGCCTCGCTGTAGCCTCGCCGCGGCCGCGGCGCAAGCTTACTCGGCGGCTTCCTTGACCGTGCCGGGCGCGGGTGCCTCGTCGCCTTCGTCGTCACCCGAACGGCCCCAGGTCGAGAACCAGTTGTTGAGCTTGTCGAGATAGAGATAGACCACGGGCGTGGTGAACAGCGTCAGCGCCTGGCTGACGATCAGGCCGCCGACCATGGCGTAGCCGAGCGGCTGACGGATCTCGGCGCCGGTGCCGTGGCCGAGCATCAGAGGCACGCCGCCGAGCAGCGCGGCCATCGTCGTCATCATGATGGGGCGGAAGCGCAGCAGCGCGGCCTGGCGGATCGATTCCTCCGGCGTCTTGTGCTCGTCGCGTTCGGCTGCGATCGCGAAATCGACCATCATGATGCCGTTCTTCTTCACGATGCCGATCAGCAGGATGATGCCGATCAGCGCGATCAGGCTGAAGTCGAAGCCGGCCGCCATCAGGATCGCGAGCGCGCCGACACCGGCCGAGGGCAGCGTCGACAGAATCGTGATCGGATGGATGTAGCTCTCGTAGAGGATGCCGAGGACCAGGTAGACCACGACGAGCGCGGCGAGGATCAAGAGCGGCACGGTGCCGAGCGACTGCTGGAACGCCTGCGCGGTGCCCTGGAAGCTCGAATTGAGCGTCGGCGGCGCGCCGAGATCGGCCATCGCCTTCTGCACCGCCTCGGTCGCCTGGCCGAGCGCGACGCCTTGCGCGAGGTTGAAGCTGATGGTGATCGACGGGAACTGGCCCTGATGGCTGATCGAGAGCGGACGGACCGGATCGGTGGTCCAGGTCGCGAACGTCGACAGCGGCACCTGGTCGCCGGTCAGCGGCGATTTGAGGTAAAGCTTGTTCAGGCTGTCGAGATTGCCCTGCATCTCCGGCAGGATTTCCAGGATCACCTTGTAGGTGTTGAGCTGGGTGAAATATTGCGTGACCTGCCGCTGTCCGAAGGCGTCATACAGCGTGTCGTCGATCAGCTGCGGTTGGATGCCGTAGCGTGAGGCGGTATCGCGGTTGATCTTGAGCTGGACGGTGGTGCCCTGCGTCTGCTGGTCGGTCGCGACGTCGCGCAGCTCGGGCAGGGTCTGCATCTTAGCGAGGATCTTGGGCGCCCATTCGTTGAGCTCTTCCAGATTGGCGTCCTGCAGCGTGAATTCGAACTGCGTACGCGTCGGCCGGCCGCCGAGCCGCACGTCCTGGGCTGCCTGCATGTAGAGGCGGGCACCCTCGACCTTGTCGAACTGGGGACGCAGTCGCGCGATGATCTGCTGCGCCGAGGCCTCGCGCTGGTCGCGGGGCTTCAGCGTGATGAAGATATTGCCGTTGTTGCCGGCACGGCCGCTGCCGCCGATCGACATGGCAACGCTGGCAACGTCGGGATCGGCCAGGATGATCTTGCCGAGCTGCTCCTGGCGCCGGGTCATCTCCTTGAACGAGATGTCCTGCGAGGCTTCCGAGGTCGCGGTGATCAGGCCGACGTCCTGCTGCGGGAAGAAGCCCTTCGGGATCAGGACGAACAGGTAGATCGACAGTCCGAGCGTGGCGAAGAAAATCGCAAGCGTGGTGCGCCGCCAGGCGAGGGCGTGATCGAGGACGTATTCGTAGCCGCGCAGCATCGCGTCGAAGGCGCGCTCGCTCCATTGATAGAAGCGGCCGTGCTGCACCTCGCCATGGGCACGCAGGAAGCGCGAGGCCATCATCGGCGTCAGGGTCAGCGACACGAACATCGAGACGAAGATGGTCATCGCCAGCACGACGGCGAATTCGCGGAACAGGCGGCCGATGATGCCGCCCATCAACAGCAGCGGGATCAGCACCGCCACCAGCGAGATGCTGATCGAGACGATGGTGAATCCAATTTCCTTGGAGCCCTTGAAGGCGGCCTCCATCGGCGAGTCGCCTTCCTCGATGTAGCGGGTGATGTTCTCGAGCATGACGATGGCGTCGTCGACCACGAAACCGACCGCGATGGTGAGCGCCATCAGCGACAGATTGTCGAGCGAATAGCCGACCGGCCACATCAGAGCGCACGCGCCCAGCAGCGCCAGTGGAACCGTGACGGTAGGAATGACCGTCGCCCAGAAGCTGCGCAGGAAGATGAAGATCACCATGACCACGAGGGCGATGGTCAGCAGCAGCGTGAACTGGACGTCCTCGACCGCCGCGCGGATGGTCGTGGTACGGTCGCTGATGAGCTCGATCTTGATCGCGGGCGGGATCGCTGCCACGAGGCGGGGCAGGGTCGCCTTGATCCGGTCCACGGTCTCGATGACGTTGGCGCCGGGCTGCTTGAAGATCACCAGGAAGACGCCGCGCTTGCCGTTGGCCCAGGCCGCCTGCTTGGCGTCTTCGGCGGCACTGACCGCCCGGCCGACGTCGCGGATTCGCAAGGGACCGCCGTTGCGATAGGCGATGATGACGTCGTTCCAGTCCTTCGCCTGCGTGAGCTGGTCGTTGGCGTAGATCGTGTAGGCGCGCTTCTCGCCGTCGATATTGCCCTTGGGACTGTCGACGGTGGTGATCGCGATCTGGCTGCGGACGTCCTCCATCGACAGGCCCTTGGCAACCAGCTTGGCGGGGTCGACCTGGATGCGGATGGAGGGTTTTTGCTGGCCGCCGATAAAGACCTGCGCCACGCCCGACAGCTGACTGATCTGCTGGGCGAGCTGGGCATCGACCGCGTCGCTGACGCTGGTCAGAGGCAGCGTATCCGATGTCGCCGACAGCAACAGGATCGGCGCGTCGGCCGGGTTGACCTTGCGGTAGGTCGGCGGCGAGGGCAGATTCTTCGGCAACTGGCCGCTGGCGGCGTTGATGGCGCCCTGCACGTCGTTGGCGGCGCCGTCGATGCTGCGGTTGAGGTCGAACTGGATGGTGATCGACGCGGTGCCGAGATAGCTCGTCGAGGTCATCTGGGCGATGCCGGGGATCTGGGCGAACTGGCGCTCCAGCGGCTGGGCCACGGACGAGGCCATTGTCTCAGGGCTGCCGCCCGGCAAATTGGCGGTAATCTGGATGGTCGGGAAGTCGACCTGAGGCAGCGGTGCGACCGGAAGCAGGGGATAGGCGACGAGACCGACAAAGAGAATGCCGGCCATCAGCAGCGAGGTGCCGATGGGATAACGGATGAAAGGTGCCGAAATCCCGCCCTCGGTCATTCCTGTCGCACCTTGTTCTGGGTCGGGTTCGAGCTCGCCACCGCCGTCGAGACCAGGCTTCCGGGCTGCACCTTGAACTGGCCGCCGGTGATCACCTGCTGCCCCGGGCTCAAGCCTTCTTCGATCACCGAACGTCCGTCGATGGCATAGCTGACCTTGACCTTGTGCAGCTCGGCCTTGTTGTCCTGATTGACGGTGTAGGCGTAGAGGCCGTTGGTGGAGTGCTGGACCGCGTCGTCCGGAACCACGGTCGCGTCCTTCAGCGTCCGCACCAGAAGCCGCGTCGAGACCGATTGGCCCGGCCACAGCGCGTGGTCCTTGTTCTCGAACACGGCCTTGAGCCGGATCGTCCCGCTGCTGGTGTCGACCTGGTTGTTGATGACTGCGAGCTTGCCCTCGGCAAGCGTCTTCTTGCCGTCGGTCGTGAAAGCGATCACCTTGAGCGCGCCGCTCTTCTGGCCTTCGCTGATGTAGGGAAGCTGGTCTTCCGGCGCGGTGAAGATCACGGAGATCGGCTCGACCTGCGAGATCGTGACGATGCCCGTCTGCGTCGAGGCGTTGACGATGTTGCCGACGTCGACCTGGCGCAGGCCGGCGACACCGGTGATCGGCGCCTTGACCTGGGTGTAGTCGAGCTGGGTCTGGGCGTTGGCGATCGCGGCTTCGTCGGCGGCGATCTGGGCGGTGAGCTGGGCGACGGTCGAGCGCTGGGTGTCGACCCGCTGCGCGGTCGCGAATTCGCCGAGCTTCATGGCGCGCTGAAGCTCGAGATTGGCGTTGGCAAGGCTCGCCTCATCCTGCGCCTTCTTGGCCTTGGCCTGGTCGAGCGCGGCCTGATAGGGACGGGGATCGATCGAGACCAGAAGCTCGCCCTGCTGGACGATCTGGCCTTCCCTGAAGGTGAGCTTGTCGATCTGCCCATCCACCCGGCTGCGGACTTGGACGGTGTTGAAACCCTGAACCGTGCCGAGGCCGGTCAGATAGACCGGGAAGTCGATCTTCTGGACCGGCGCAACGCTCACGGGGACGGGGGGCGGTCGCGGTGGACCCTTCTGGGCGGTCTGGGTTTTTCCGGCCCCAGGTCCGAATTTCTGCCAACCATAGTAACCCGCGGAGGCCACGGCCGCGATGATCAGAAGCCAGAGGATCGGCCGGGACTTTTTCATGTCGTCTCGTGTCGGCTCGTATGCCCTCAGCTTAGAATAATAGGGCAATCGCAGGGTTCCAGCGCGTTGTATAATACACGCCAAGTTCCAGTGTAAACAGCACTATCCGTTGATAATCCTAAACAATTGGAAAGCTTTGCACCGTGTGGGCAGTGCGCTGGCGCGGCACTGTGCAGTGCTGCATTTTCTCGGGCGGGTCGATCGGCGGCAAGTCTCAGACGATACTTCTTGGACGACACCCGCAGACGGTGTGCTCGAGCCGACGGCGCAGCCGACCCCGCTCGTGCGACTGACAAGAACGGTTCTAAATCGCGCGGACGCCGTTTGGGTTGTCAGCAATTTCGGCATCATTCATATCGGCGCCGCCACCAATGGAGCGCAGCATGGATGAATTGAACGGCAAGCTGATCGCGTGTCAGATTCTGATCACGGGATTGATCGCGCGGGTGGCCAACGAGCAGCGCGATCCCTTGCGCTTCCTCACCGACTTCCGCGACGAGATCAAAGCGGTGGTGAACGGTATCAACATCGCGGGCATGGACAGTACTGATCGCGTGCGCGCCGTCGCGCAGAAAACCGTCGACGAATTGTTTTCGCTGATGAAGCCGCCAAGCAGCGATTGATGCTGTGAGGGAGGCTGCGATTGCGCGGCGAGCGGCGCGTTTCTTAGAACGAGTCCAATCGTAATTTAGAACGGTTTCAAACTGTAGTTTAGAATTGTTTTGATCTGGATCGATTCAAGGGTTCTTGCGAGGTGCTCGCATTGACCCGCTATTTTGCGGCCGATACCAACGCTCGTTGTTCGCCGAAGAGAATGAGCGAACAGGAAGATGGGGCGTTTGGTAATGGGGCAGGTGGTCGCACCGAAGTCGTTGCGTTCGGTCGCAGCATTCGATCTGGTGGATGAGAAATTCGCGGGCGTTTCCGGTAAGAAGGTTTCAGCGGTTGCGAGCTTGATCGCAGCGGCATCGGTGTCGAGCGGCGCGCAGGCGCAGCAGTCGAACCTGCCGCCGGTGACGGTCGACGCACCGATCGAGCGGCCGCGTCCGACGGCATCGAAGCCCTCGCCGGAGCAGGTCCGCGCCCGCAACGCGATTCGCCGCGCCGCGCAACGCGAGCAGGCGGCGCAACAGACGGCGCCGACGACGCCGTCTGGCGCTCCCGACGGCAATCCCTATGCCGATCCGGCCGCGCCCTACAAGGTCGACCACGTCCAGGCCTCGGGCAAGTTTCCCGAGAAGATGCTGAATACGCCGAAATCCATCACGGTGCTCAGCAAGGAAGTGCTGGAGGACAAGAACGCCACGACCCTGAAGGAGGTCGGCCGCTCGACTGCGGGCGTGACGCTGGGCTCGGGTGAGGGTGGCAACGCGTTCGGAGACCGTTTCTTCATCCGCGGCTTCGACGCGCGCAACGACGTCTTCATCGACGGCATCCGCGATCCCGCCGTGTCCATTCGCGAGAACTTCTTCACTGAGCAGATCGAGATCCTGCGCGGGCCGGCATCGTCCTACGCCGGCCGCGGCACTGCCGGTGGCGCCATCAACATCGTCACCAAGCAGGCCGGCAATCGCAACTTCCAGCGCGTGGACTCTGAATTCGGCACCGACATGACCAAGCGCGTCACGCTCGACGTCAACCAGGTCATCGATCCGACCTTCTCGGTTCGTGCCGGCGGTCTGTTCCAGGACGCCAACGTCGCCGGCCGCGACCACGTGACCGACAATCGCTGGGGCAGCTTCATCTCGACCAAGTACACGCCGACCAACGACATCAAGATCACCACGAACTACGTCCACACCGACCTCAGCGGTTATCCGGATTTCGGCGTGCCTTACTACAGGCAGGGCAACGTGCCGGTGACCTCGGCCGGCATTCCGCGTCAAAACTGGTACGGCTTCCTCAACCGCGATTTCCAGACCGCGCGGCAGGATTTCGGCACCGGCATCATCGAGTACAAGGTCAACGAGGCCATTACGCTGACCAGCAAGGTGCGCGGCGAGCACTCGCTGCTCAACTATATCGGCACGTTGCCGCAGAATCCGAACACCACCAGTCCCAATCCCCTGCTCTGGACCACGACGGCGAGCGCGCAGAGCCGCTACCAGAACGTGGACGTGTGGGCCAACCAGAACGAGGCCACGTTCAAGCTCGACACCGGCGGGGTCAAGCACACGGCGGTGTTCGGGGTCGAATATTCGAACGAGAACATTTCGATCGATCGCTATGCCGGCCTCGCCTCCGAACTGTCCGGTTCCGCGTTTACCAGCAATGGCGCGGTGACGGGCGTCAATCTCTACGCCCCGCAATAC contains:
- a CDS encoding TonB-dependent siderophore receptor, whose product is MGQVVAPKSLRSVAAFDLVDEKFAGVSGKKVSAVASLIAAASVSSGAQAQQSNLPPVTVDAPIERPRPTASKPSPEQVRARNAIRRAAQREQAAQQTAPTTPSGAPDGNPYADPAAPYKVDHVQASGKFPEKMLNTPKSITVLSKEVLEDKNATTLKEVGRSTAGVTLGSGEGGNAFGDRFFIRGFDARNDVFIDGIRDPAVSIRENFFTEQIEILRGPASSYAGRGTAGGAINIVTKQAGNRNFQRVDSEFGTDMTKRVTLDVNQVIDPTFSVRAGGLFQDANVAGRDHVTDNRWGSFISTKYTPTNDIKITTNYVHTDLSGYPDFGVPYYRQGNVPVTSAGIPRQNWYGFLNRDFQTARQDFGTGIIEYKVNEAITLTSKVRGEHSLLNYIGTLPQNPNTTSPNPLLWTTTASAQSRYQNVDVWANQNEATFKLDTGGVKHTAVFGVEYSNENISIDRYAGLASELSGSAFTSNGAVTGVNLYAPQYTYIPFGIPSLMGNPTRYGVNTTSVYVMDTANWQDTVIVNGGVRYDGYSQSASNNGPQYVKQSSDLVNYNVGLVYKPMSIGSIYGAYATSANPFGSELDATGTEYGGVPANSTILLGPERNKAIELGTKWELADRHLLVTGALFQTTKDNARETVNGLLTSGAAYRIQGIDIEAEGKITDRWSIFGGLVLMQSKVTQSGVASNLGLQLANIAHQSFSMLTKYKFDDGWELGGQAVYRSKVYGGTFAANTNELPSYWRFDAFVEKKIDKNWTMKFYAQNLTNKLYYDSFYRSAVPFVAVAPGRAFYVVTTAKF
- a CDS encoding multidrug efflux RND transporter permease subunit, which translates into the protein MTEGGISAPFIRYPIGTSLLMAGILFVGLVAYPLLPVAPLPQVDFPTIQITANLPGGSPETMASSVAQPLERQFAQIPGIAQMTSTSYLGTASITIQFDLNRSIDGAANDVQGAINAASGQLPKNLPSPPTYRKVNPADAPILLLSATSDTLPLTSVSDAVDAQLAQQISQLSGVAQVFIGGQQKPSIRIQVDPAKLVAKGLSMEDVRSQIAITTVDSPKGNIDGEKRAYTIYANDQLTQAKDWNDVIIAYRNGGPLRIRDVGRAVSAAEDAKQAAWANGKRGVFLVIFKQPGANVIETVDRIKATLPRLVAAIPPAIKIELISDRTTTIRAAVEDVQFTLLLTIALVVMVIFIFLRSFWATVIPTVTVPLALLGACALMWPVGYSLDNLSLMALTIAVGFVVDDAIVMLENITRYIEEGDSPMEAAFKGSKEIGFTIVSISISLVAVLIPLLLMGGIIGRLFREFAVVLAMTIFVSMFVSLTLTPMMASRFLRAHGEVQHGRFYQWSERAFDAMLRGYEYVLDHALAWRRTTLAIFFATLGLSIYLFVLIPKGFFPQQDVGLITATSEASQDISFKEMTRRQEQLGKIILADPDVASVAMSIGGSGRAGNNGNIFITLKPRDQREASAQQIIARLRPQFDKVEGARLYMQAAQDVRLGGRPTRTQFEFTLQDANLEELNEWAPKILAKMQTLPELRDVATDQQTQGTTVQLKINRDTASRYGIQPQLIDDTLYDAFGQRQVTQYFTQLNTYKVILEILPEMQGNLDSLNKLYLKSPLTGDQVPLSTFATWTTDPVRPLSISHQGQFPSITISFNLAQGVALGQATEAVQKAMADLGAPPTLNSSFQGTAQAFQQSLGTVPLLILAALVVVYLVLGILYESYIHPITILSTLPSAGVGALAILMAAGFDFSLIALIGIILLIGIVKKNGIMMVDFAIAAERDEHKTPEESIRQAALLRFRPIMMTTMAALLGGVPLMLGHGTGAEIRQPLGYAMVGGLIVSQALTLFTTPVVYLYLDKLNNWFSTWGRSGDDEGDEAPAPGTVKEAAE
- a CDS encoding invasion associated locus B family protein, which encodes MPMQSRLAALAAAILLSTAAAQAQQSAKKNAAPAPAAQPSPAPTQAQADGAPGQPGWIVRCTSASREAPLECAMEQNAVLTKTGQTVVLINIRIAPDTRTPIALLQLPLGLNLPVGAKIQVDEGKTFDLQIQTCENRGCYASTPIAADLLAALRAGKQLKVSFQNMAKETIAIPMPLGDFAAAYDKIK
- a CDS encoding efflux RND transporter periplasmic adaptor subunit, whose product is MKKSRPILWLLIIAAVASAGYYGWQKFGPGAGKTQTAQKGPPRPPPVPVSVAPVQKIDFPVYLTGLGTVQGFNTVQVRSRVDGQIDKLTFREGQIVQQGELLVSIDPRPYQAALDQAKAKKAQDEASLANANLELQRAMKLGEFATAQRVDTQRSTVAQLTAQIAADEAAIANAQTQLDYTQVKAPITGVAGLRQVDVGNIVNASTQTGIVTISQVEPISVIFTAPEDQLPYISEGQKSGALKVIAFTTDGKKTLAEGKLAVINNQVDTSSGTIRLKAVFENKDHALWPGQSVSTRLLVRTLKDATVVPDDAVQHSTNGLYAYTVNQDNKAELHKVKVSYAIDGRSVIEEGLSPGQQVITGGQFKVQPGSLVSTAVASSNPTQNKVRQE
- a CDS encoding arylsulfatase encodes the protein MSAGSGTPFRGSVGRTAAESTPWWPDPPRPPADAPNVLVVLFDDVGFSDFGCYGSAIRTPTIDRLAAEGLRYSGFHTTAMCSTTRAALLTGRNHHSVGVGCLANFDSGYPGYRGKIAREAGTLAEMLRVHGYRNYMIGKWHVTPLTESGATGPFDGWPLGRGFDRFYGFLDAETDQYAPELVSDNAHIDPPGSYADGYHLTEDLIDRSIRFIGDHLADRPEIPWLAWVALGACHAPHQAPADIIRSYDAAFAHGWDVEREQRLARQKAMGLVPEDTRMPARNDGVKAWDEHSADERRIFTRLQAAFAGMLDHSDRHLARLIAFLDTAGIRDNTVIIVMSDNGASQEGGPLGFVNAMGPFNFKPEPIAEKLARIDDIGGPDTHSNFPHGWAMASNTPLRRYKQNTHGGGIRDPFVINWPKRIAAKGELRHQFVHACDLTPTLLELIGIEAPTDIAGCRQMPLEGESFARSITDASAPSKSSPQYFEMFGHRGLWQAGWKAVAFHPSGTPFENDKWELFHLDADFSETNDLATAEPERLGRMIAAWWEEAEKHNVLPLDDRFGPRFAENAARFHGARHRFVFHAGMGHVPTDVAPDVRSRSYTIEAHVEIDEPGADGVLISHGDATSGYSLYVSDGHLVHDLNIGGSHQIVRSDRKVPSGPRWLGVRVERLVRKEPPAKGARTGISAYTLLIDGEPAGSLKTQLGFHTLISWSGLDIGRDRGSPVSHYEAPFEYGGRLLRVTVTMHDDQKLDGEAVGNAQMARQ